In Tessaracoccus sp. MC1865, the DNA window TCACTGCCGCACGCCGTCCTCATGATGATTCCCGAGGCCTGGGAGTCGCACGCGGAGATGGACCCGGACCGCCGCGCGTTCTACGAGTTCCACTCCATGATCATGGAGCCCTGGGACGGCCCCGCCTGTATGACCTTCACCGACGGCTCCGTCATCGGCGCGTGCCTCGACCGCAACGGGCTGCGCCCCGGCCGGTACTGGGAGACCCGCGACGGGCTGGTCGTCTTCGCCTCGGAGGCCGGCGTGTTGCCCATCGCGCACGCCGACGTGGTGCGCAAGGGCCGGCTGCAGCCGGGCCGCATGCTGCTCGTGGACCTGGACCGGCACGCCATCGTCTCCGACGACGACGTGAAGGGCGCGCTCGCCGCCGAGCACCCCTACCGCCAGTGGGTGGCCGATAACAAGATCGAGCTCGACAAGCTGCCGAGCCGCGCGCACATCGTGCACTCGCACGCCTCCGTCACGCGCCGACAGCAGGTGTTCGGCTACTCCCACGAGGAACTGCGCTCGATCATCGCTCCCATGGCGAACACCGGCGTCGAGGCGATCGGCTCGATGGGCACCGACGCGCCCATCGCGGTGCTCAGCCGACGGCCCCGGCTGATCTTCGACTACTTCAAGCAACTCTTCGCCCAGGTCACCAACCCGCCGCTCGACGCGATCCGCGAGGAGCTGGTCACCTCCCTCACGGCGAAGATCGGACCCGAGCGCAACCTGCTCGAGCCCGTGCCGGCGGCCGCCCGCATGATCATCATGAACCGGCCCATCCTCGACTCGGAGCAGCTGGCCAAGATCGTGCGCCTGGGCCGAGACGGCGACCTCCCCGGCTACGCCACCCACGTCGTGCACGGGCTCTACAAGGTGACCGGCGGTGGCCGCGCGCTGGCCCGCAAGCTGGAGGAGATCTGCGACGAGGTGTCCGCAGCCATCCGCGGCGGCGCCCGCGCCATCGTCCTGTCGGACCGCCATTCGACGGCGGAACTGGCGCCCATCCCGTCGCTGCTGCTGACCGCGGCCGTCCACCACCACCTCGTCCGCGAGAAGACCCGCACCCAGGTGGGGCTCGTGGTCGAGGCCGGCGACGTGCGCGAGGTGCACCACGTTGCGCTGCTGCTCGGCTACGGCGCCGCGGCGGTCAACCCGTACCTCGTCTTCGAAACGGCCGAAGACCTCGCGCGCCGCGAGATCTACGTCGACGTCAGCCCCGAGAAGGCCATCGCCAACGTGGCCAAGGCCCTCTCCAAGGGCGTGCTCAAGGTGATGAGCAAGATGGGCGTGAGCACCATCGCCTCCTACACCGGCGCGCAGATCTTCGAATGCGTCGGCCTCAGCGAGCAGGTCGTCGAGCGGTACTTCACCGGCACCACCAGCCGCCTCGGCGGGTTGGGGCTGGACGAGGTCGCCGATGAGATCATGGCCCGCCACCAGCTGGGCTACCCGGCCGACGGCATCCCCCTGGCCCACCGCGACCTGCTCGTGGGCGGCGAATACCAGTGGCGCCGCGAGGGCGAACCCCACCTGTTCGACCCGGAGACGGTCTTCCGCCTCCAGCACTCGACGCAGTCCGGCGACTACAACGCGTTCAAGAAGTACTCGGCGCTCGTCAACGACAACTCCGCACGCATCATGACGCTGCGCTCGCTCATGGAGTTCACCGGTACCGAGCCGATCAGCATCGACGAGGTGGAGCCGGTCAGCTCGATCGTGAAGCGGTTCTCCACCGGCGCGATGAGCTACGGCTCGATCTCGATGGAGGCCCACCAGACCCTCGCCGTCGCGATGAACCGGCTGGGCGCGAAGTCCAACACCGGCGAGGGCGGCGAGGACCCGGAGCGGCTGCACGACCCGCTGCGCCGCTCCGCGATCAAGCAGGTCGCCTCCGGCCGCTTCGGCGTCACCTCCGAGTACCTCACCTACGCCGACGACATCCAGATCAAGATGGCGCAGGGCGCCAAGCCCGGCGAAGGTGGCCAGCTGCCCGGCAACAAGGTCTATCCCTGGGTGGCCCGCACGCGGCACTCGACGCCGGGCGTCGGCCTCATCTCGCCGCCGCCGCACCACGACATCTACTCGATCGAGGACCTCAAGCAGCTCATCCACGACCTGAAGTGCGCCAACCCGTCGGCCCGTATCCACGTGAAGCTCGTCTCCGAGATCGGCGTGGGCACGGTGGCCGCCGGTGTCAGCAAGGCCAAGGCCGACGTCGTGCTCATCTCGGGCCACGACGGCGGCACGGGAGCGGCCCCGCTCACGTCGGTCAAGCATGCCGGCGCACCGTGGGAGCTCGGCCTCGCCGAGACACAGCAGACGCTGCTCCTCAACGGCCTGCGGGACCGCATCGTCGTGCAGTGCGACGGCCAGCTCAAGACCGGCCGGGACGTGCTCGTGGCCGCGCTGCTGGGCGCCGAGGAGTTCGGCTTCGCCACCGCGCCCCTGGTGGTGTCCGGCTGCGTCATGATGCGCGTCTGCCACAAGGACACCTGCCCCGTGGGCGTGGCGACGCAGAACCCCGAACTGCGCGGGAAGTTCCACGGCGACCCTGACCATGTCGTCAACTTCTTCGAGTTCATCGCTCAGGAGGTGCGCGAACTGCTCGCGTCGCTGGGCCTGCGCTCGATCGAGGAGGCGGTTGGCCGCGTCGACCTGCTCGACGTCAGCCGTGCCGTCGGGCACTGGAAGACACAGGGCCTTGACCTGTCGCCCATCCTCGCGCAGATCGACGTGCCCGAGGGCACCCGCCGCTACCGCACCGTCGAGCAGGACCACGGCCTCGATGCCAAGCTGGATGTGGAACTGATCCGCCTGGCGGAACCGGCCCTCACCCACGGGGAACTGGTGCGCCACACGCTGCCGGTGCGCAACGTGGACCGGACGGTGGGCACCATGCTGGGCCACCACGTCACGCGGGTCACGGACGGCGTCGGTCTGGAGCCGGGCACCATCGACTTCACCCTCACCGGCACCGGTGGCCAGAGCTTCGGGGCGTTCCTGCCCCGGGGGGTCACCCTGCGTCTCATCGGCGACTCCAACGACTACTTCGGCAAGGGCCTGTCCGGCGGTCGTCTGATCGTCACCCCGCCGTCGGAGGTGTCGTTCGACCCGGCTGACCAGATCGTCGCCGGCAACGTGATCGGCTACGGCGCCACGTCCGGGCAGCTGTTCCTGCGGGGCCGGGTGGGCGAGCGCTTCTGCGTGCGCAACTCCGGGGCCAGCGCCGTCGTCGAGGGCGTGGGCGACCACGGCTGCGAATACATGACCGGCGGTGAGGTGCTGGTGCTCGGCCCCACCGGGCGCAACTTCGCCGCAGGCATGTCCGGCGGTGTCGCCTGGGTGCTCGACCTCAACCCGCTCCGGCTCAACACCGAGCTGGTCGACCCCGCCCCGCTCAGCCACGCCGACCTCGCCCGGATCCGCGCGCTCATGGAGGAACACCGCCAGGAGACCGGCTCCACCGTCGCCGACGCGCTGCTCGCGCTGAGCGACGACGGGTTGAGCCGCCGCTTCACCAAGCTGGAACCGCGCGACTACGCACGCATCATGGCCGTCCAGGCGCAATCCCTGGCCGACGGCCTCGACGAGAACCAGACCACCGAGCTGATGATGGAGGCCGCACATGGCTGATCCCAAGGGTTTCATGACCACTCCGCGCGAGGTCGCCGCCCGCCGCCCCGTCGAGGAGCGCGTGCACGATTGGAAAGAGGTCTACCCCGGTACGCCCGGGCGCGCGCTGCTGCCCATCATCACCAAGCAGGCCGGCCGGTGCATGGACTGCGGCATCCCGTTCTGCCACAACGGGTGCCCGTTGGGCAACCTCATCCCCGAGTGGAACGACCTGGTGTGGCGCGA includes these proteins:
- the gltB gene encoding glutamate synthase large subunit: MTRRVFPQREKVGLYDPVNEHDACGVAFVAHLDGVACHDIVAKGLEALRNLDHRGATGADTAAGDGAGILIQVPDAFLRGVLDVKLPDAGEYAVGLAFLPTDEAERAAAKEAIGAIAEEVDLDVLAWREVPVDTHTLSPISVGAMPHFEQLVVAGREDQSGIDLDRFTFVLRRRVQHEVGVYFASLSSRTLVYKGMLTTDQLEEVFPELHDDRVASALALVHSRFSTNTFPAWELAHPYRMIAHNGEINTVRGNRNWMRAREALLTSDKIPGSLSRLFPICTPEGSDSASFDEVLELLHLGGRSLPHAVLMMIPEAWESHAEMDPDRRAFYEFHSMIMEPWDGPACMTFTDGSVIGACLDRNGLRPGRYWETRDGLVVFASEAGVLPIAHADVVRKGRLQPGRMLLVDLDRHAIVSDDDVKGALAAEHPYRQWVADNKIELDKLPSRAHIVHSHASVTRRQQVFGYSHEELRSIIAPMANTGVEAIGSMGTDAPIAVLSRRPRLIFDYFKQLFAQVTNPPLDAIREELVTSLTAKIGPERNLLEPVPAAARMIIMNRPILDSEQLAKIVRLGRDGDLPGYATHVVHGLYKVTGGGRALARKLEEICDEVSAAIRGGARAIVLSDRHSTAELAPIPSLLLTAAVHHHLVREKTRTQVGLVVEAGDVREVHHVALLLGYGAAAVNPYLVFETAEDLARREIYVDVSPEKAIANVAKALSKGVLKVMSKMGVSTIASYTGAQIFECVGLSEQVVERYFTGTTSRLGGLGLDEVADEIMARHQLGYPADGIPLAHRDLLVGGEYQWRREGEPHLFDPETVFRLQHSTQSGDYNAFKKYSALVNDNSARIMTLRSLMEFTGTEPISIDEVEPVSSIVKRFSTGAMSYGSISMEAHQTLAVAMNRLGAKSNTGEGGEDPERLHDPLRRSAIKQVASGRFGVTSEYLTYADDIQIKMAQGAKPGEGGQLPGNKVYPWVARTRHSTPGVGLISPPPHHDIYSIEDLKQLIHDLKCANPSARIHVKLVSEIGVGTVAAGVSKAKADVVLISGHDGGTGAAPLTSVKHAGAPWELGLAETQQTLLLNGLRDRIVVQCDGQLKTGRDVLVAALLGAEEFGFATAPLVVSGCVMMRVCHKDTCPVGVATQNPELRGKFHGDPDHVVNFFEFIAQEVRELLASLGLRSIEEAVGRVDLLDVSRAVGHWKTQGLDLSPILAQIDVPEGTRRYRTVEQDHGLDAKLDVELIRLAEPALTHGELVRHTLPVRNVDRTVGTMLGHHVTRVTDGVGLEPGTIDFTLTGTGGQSFGAFLPRGVTLRLIGDSNDYFGKGLSGGRLIVTPPSEVSFDPADQIVAGNVIGYGATSGQLFLRGRVGERFCVRNSGASAVVEGVGDHGCEYMTGGEVLVLGPTGRNFAAGMSGGVAWVLDLNPLRLNTELVDPAPLSHADLARIRALMEEHRQETGSTVADALLALSDDGLSRRFTKLEPRDYARIMAVQAQSLADGLDENQTTELMMEAAHG